The Nakamurella deserti genome contains a region encoding:
- a CDS encoding DUF11 domain-containing protein: MIVTGSRSKPSTPPAGTDLPRARRLLGLGTVLLLVASMLTWSGLAAAPTAEAVVRTPFTTSFSVQDNGAVVLTGNSQLTCPTATAGCSAARNAAATGAAAGSVNNNDYSMVFVDADTDPSTSNSTSADLVLPSGATVLSAKLVWGARLGTTLPAASAAVIKLRAPGAAGYTTYTAGTQVQPLQDNPYQSSLDVTTLVAAQGNGTYWVADMAASLGADKYAGWSLVVAYRDPSQPLRDLRIYEGFADVTSAAGNSNVSIPISGFLTPPTGPVRATIGVVAWEGDRGSVGDSLALGGTVLSDATRPANNFFDSAISDTGVGITSRNPGNGNNFGVDIGRVSTTNVLGNASTSTSINLTTGGETYYPGVITTQIDLFTPTFNTISKTVTNLSGSSVAVPGDTLQYQLTFTNTGADFADRTVIGDALPPNVTYVPGSLTVLANSGATGPLTDAAGDDIGEYTANNRTVTVRSGSGATTTSGGTIAPNQTSTVQFRVTVDRAAAGTTVSNTPTLNYLARTINKSYTFTGNVVSTPVRALADLSVTSATGGGTTLAGRTVVFTDTVTNEGPNPATGVVTTQTLPAGTTYSSAATPTGTTCTASGQTVTCTTATLAPGASVVLPITAAVAPGTPAGTLTGTVSVGADTADDDLTDNSASAVVTVGVAADLALGRTADRTTVDAGATVTTTLTAVNNGPSTATGVVLTDPLPVGVSLISATGPAGVTCTVSGNTVSCPLGSLTPGQQVAVTVVTRAAANLAPGSTLTDTATLLSTTTDPTSADNTATGTVTVTAAADLAVTGTAAADPVTAGGTQTYTVRITNNGPSDARTVVLDGPATAGLTLRSGSTSQGTCAVTDGALRCAVGTVAAGGTVTVTVLADVASTATGTVSHLSTVSSATTDPVGGNNTTTVTVPVVAVADLSLAASSDPATIVVGTPVTYRFTVTNNGPSAATGAVVTDPLPAGLTFGSSADGCTAAGGTVTCPVGSLTVGQSRTVTFVAATAGAAGTVTNTATVSAATTDPATANNSSSVVSSATVRSDLRVAATTGGPLVAGGPVSYTLTTRNAGPSPSGATTLTTRLPAGVAFTGFTGPAGVTCTSSDGVVTCALGTVAAGTDDTVVLNGTLAPTLTGAVTVSATVAGANPDPNGSDNDATSTVTVNAVADIGVTLAPVAAQTPPDTVTAGTQVRYLLTVTNNGPSTAVGVVATGQVPPNLAPVLGSSAGACTLLGGTVTCSLGNLPPGTSLAVPLVAVVNPGAASGAIPGTAQVGSNTPDPTPANNTGGATISVVSRADLAIASTVSPEPLVAGGTAVVTVTVTNNGPSDARDLVVTDVLDAALTPSTANTDLGGCTVDGRTVTCTAATLGAGGTLTVRIPVTVAPSATGTLRSTAGVTSPTDPDGVAPAVTATPVGQLAALRITGSATPEPVTAGGVLTSVVVLTNEGPSDAAAVTLSAPLSAGLTVLSVDASDGGTCSVSPDGLTCAFGTVAAGAGRQVVVRAATFPETPDGTTYTEVVTVDSPTPDTDVALRTTTVAGTVVTAADVAVGLVAVGDLTEAGTEKEYLLSVTNNGPSTARAVVLDQTLPAGTAFLAALSSVGTCTGGAAVVCRIGDLAPGSSVTVQLSVLVDPGVAGSTLSSTATVSSGTADPTPANDTATVDSPVTARSDLKLSKTLTSGTPVAGTTASYDLAVTNPGPSTAANVTVTDVLPTGTTFVSATAGGGGSCRGTTTVTCTWPSVGVGAVQGRTATVVIALPSTTADGATLTNSATARSDSFDNNPASAAAASTATVTRAADLRVDATLTAGTPVAGNALTWQFVVTDDGPSAAAGVTLTTPAPAGVTFTATTTSAGRCTVDGTGVLRCALGTLDAGGAVTVTVTGTLAADNPGGTLRTIATVSSATTDPDPTDDTGTVETLIGTGTDLAITRLEPITPAFTAGGTVGWEVGITAAGPSIARGTVLTLAVPAGVTLTAVAGAGCTGTTGVVRCTVDDLAPAGTATVTVTGTLDAAADTALVLSGTVTSDTPEATPADNTRQVSTPVATSADLTVVADGPGSITAGTDGTWTFTVTNTGPSVAREGALTVTLPAGLGAVTATTPAGACVLDGDVLTCPLGTLPVDGTAAVTVTGTVDAARGAGPLGLTGTVTAATTDPAAANSTTTVTSEVTVTSTLTLVNSVNGTVPAVPGTAVSWLLTVGNSGPSTATGLVVTDALPADLSAVTATVVATGVPCTVTATGVRCELGTLDPLGSSTIAVTGLLAAGSTSTTLDTTAGATADGAEPVTAASTTPVVPAADLAVGVALTSGAPVAGAPIGYTLEVTNRGPSDAAGVRLSDALPAAVLGAVAVTGPDGVCTVTDGVVACTWPTVPAGATRTVTVTGTLAQGVAERLANTATVEADTADPNPADNTSTAVGSTTDSAELGLTLGTAAGVTAGGPVSWTLTVGNDGPSDAREVSVSALVPAGVGDAVLTRPDGTPCDPAACAVGTVAAGGSVVLTLTGTLSADVPTGTLRTTATVTTASADPDSRDNTATAESVVGTAAALTVAVGAAPTLVPGGTATYTVVITNSGPSDAAGAAVATVLPDGLTLTAPGPTSGQGTCTVVERTVSCAVGVIPANGTVTVTLPVAVDPALDVTDVTLTAAVTSPTVEPAGGDRTGAATTPVVPAADLTVLTTGPSTVAAGGAVSWRIVVANDGPSVARDIVLTDVLPAGLAAALVTASQGSCSLTDGVVTCTLGAVAPGDRAVVVVGIDAVLDPATPAGTLIDTASITSPTPEPGGDPADGRSSTAITQVDTSADLAVTVTPDNDTVTAGGPVGWTVVVANAGPSVARGALLNGLVPDGLRDAGLTQADGTPLVCTESGCALGDLGPAGRITVRVTGTLDAAFTGTAVSWTSTVSSDTADPDAGNDSATGTATVGTAAHLVVGLTGPATAVAGGAVSWVVTVTDTGPSVATGVQVSQLIPAGVTGVTVQAPDGVVCDATVTCTIPTIGVGAGAAVRLTLTGTVDPAFTGTSITATATVAGSGPDPAPNPADATATAVTAVTTAADLTVTNTAGAASVVAGTGLGWTVTVTNNGPSVARGVVLTDPAPTGVTGVTRTPSTGTCDVVCDLGDLAPGQTVTVQVGGTVDAGFGGPAVISTATVTSGTAAVPDGSPATATATTPVTRSADLTVTAAVAPDLPQAGGPVSWTFTATNTGPSDAAGVTLTAALPAGVGTLTSTVDGGACAFAGQVLTCTAATLAAGTSLVVVVSGTLAEDVDPATLSTTVGVTSSTPDPDTGDNSAVVGTTLRAADLAVVVTADEDPVTPGGPAAWTATVRNAGPDASRAAVVAITVPTGVTVRSLTTDGGTCELTPTPLCRLDPLDAGADAVITIVGTVGAAASGSVTLGATVVSPDDRVPGDNSASSTVPVTGAADLGVTIAGPDAVVAGTSVGWTVTVTNAGPVDAVDAVVTIALPAGLGTVVAPDGCVLDGDVLTCTVGAVAVGETVVIALTAPVDPTFRGDLSLTATVLSALVDLVPADDTAVRATPVTAETAVTVTKTAAATSVGVGQEVVYTITVANAGPSAALDAVLTELFPAGAVVGASTAGQGTFADGRWTVGDVLPEAPAVLTVAVSYPDAGDTVNVVSLEVQGEAAVARAEAEVTVVAAPVDGGSGAGPGSGAGPGSGAGPGSGAGPVPGVTSPLLPAVPGSTGGALAWTGSPVWAALSWALVLLGAGVALTIGGGRRRSRQ, encoded by the coding sequence ATGATCGTCACCGGTTCCCGGTCGAAGCCGTCCACCCCGCCGGCCGGGACCGACCTCCCACGGGCGCGTCGACTCCTCGGGCTCGGCACCGTCCTGCTGCTGGTCGCCTCCATGCTGACCTGGAGCGGCCTGGCGGCCGCGCCGACCGCCGAAGCGGTGGTGCGGACGCCGTTCACCACCTCGTTCTCCGTCCAGGACAACGGGGCGGTGGTCCTCACCGGCAACAGCCAGCTGACCTGCCCGACGGCCACCGCGGGCTGCTCGGCCGCCCGTAACGCCGCGGCGACCGGAGCGGCTGCCGGAAGCGTCAACAACAACGACTACTCGATGGTCTTCGTCGACGCCGACACCGACCCCTCGACGAGCAACTCCACCAGCGCGGACCTCGTCCTGCCCAGCGGCGCCACCGTCCTGTCGGCCAAGCTGGTCTGGGGCGCCCGGCTCGGCACCACGCTGCCCGCGGCCTCGGCCGCCGTCATCAAGCTCCGCGCGCCCGGGGCGGCCGGGTACACCACCTACACCGCCGGCACGCAGGTCCAGCCGCTGCAGGACAACCCGTACCAGAGCTCGCTGGACGTGACCACGCTGGTCGCCGCCCAGGGCAACGGCACCTACTGGGTCGCCGACATGGCCGCCTCGCTGGGCGCGGACAAGTACGCCGGCTGGAGCCTCGTCGTCGCCTACCGCGATCCGTCGCAGCCGCTGCGCGACCTGCGGATCTACGAGGGGTTCGCCGACGTCACCTCCGCCGCCGGCAACAGCAACGTCAGCATCCCGATCTCGGGCTTCCTCACCCCGCCGACCGGCCCGGTGCGCGCCACCATCGGCGTGGTCGCCTGGGAGGGCGACCGCGGCAGCGTCGGCGACAGCCTGGCCCTGGGTGGCACCGTGCTGTCCGACGCCACCCGGCCGGCCAACAACTTCTTCGACTCCGCCATCAGCGACACCGGCGTCGGCATCACGTCCCGCAACCCCGGCAACGGCAACAACTTCGGCGTCGACATCGGCCGGGTCAGCACGACCAACGTGCTCGGCAACGCCTCGACCTCGACCTCCATCAACCTGACCACCGGCGGCGAGACCTACTACCCCGGCGTCATCACCACCCAGATCGACCTGTTCACGCCGACGTTCAACACGATCTCCAAGACCGTCACCAACCTGTCGGGCAGCTCGGTCGCGGTCCCCGGCGACACCCTGCAGTACCAGCTCACGTTCACCAACACCGGCGCCGACTTCGCCGACCGGACCGTCATCGGTGACGCGCTGCCGCCGAACGTCACCTACGTCCCGGGCAGCCTGACCGTGCTCGCCAACAGCGGCGCGACCGGTCCGCTGACCGACGCCGCCGGCGACGACATCGGCGAGTACACCGCGAACAACCGCACCGTCACCGTGCGGTCCGGAAGCGGCGCGACGACCACCAGCGGCGGCACCATCGCGCCCAACCAGACCAGCACCGTGCAGTTCCGGGTCACCGTCGACCGGGCCGCAGCGGGCACCACCGTGTCCAACACGCCGACCCTGAACTACCTCGCCCGCACCATCAACAAGTCCTACACGTTCACCGGCAACGTGGTGTCGACCCCGGTCCGGGCGCTCGCCGACCTGTCCGTCACCTCGGCCACCGGAGGCGGCACCACCCTCGCCGGCCGCACCGTCGTGTTCACCGACACCGTCACCAACGAGGGCCCGAACCCGGCCACCGGTGTCGTCACCACGCAGACGCTGCCCGCGGGCACCACCTACAGCTCCGCGGCGACGCCCACCGGCACCACCTGCACCGCCTCCGGACAGACCGTCACGTGCACCACCGCGACGCTGGCCCCCGGCGCGTCGGTGGTCCTGCCGATCACCGCCGCCGTCGCTCCCGGCACCCCCGCCGGGACCTTGACCGGCACCGTCTCGGTCGGCGCCGACACCGCCGACGACGACCTGACCGACAACAGCGCCTCCGCCGTGGTGACCGTCGGCGTCGCCGCCGATCTGGCGCTGGGCCGCACCGCCGACCGGACGACGGTCGACGCCGGCGCCACGGTCACCACCACCCTGACCGCCGTCAACAACGGACCGTCCACCGCCACCGGTGTCGTCCTCACCGATCCGCTGCCCGTCGGGGTCAGCCTGATCAGCGCCACCGGGCCGGCCGGCGTGACCTGCACCGTCAGCGGCAACACCGTCAGCTGCCCGCTGGGCTCCCTCACCCCGGGACAGCAGGTCGCGGTCACCGTCGTCACCCGGGCCGCCGCCAACCTCGCCCCGGGCTCGACGCTGACCGACACGGCCACCCTGCTGTCCACCACCACCGACCCGACGAGCGCCGACAACACCGCCACCGGGACCGTCACGGTGACCGCCGCGGCCGACCTGGCGGTCACCGGCACCGCCGCCGCCGACCCGGTCACCGCCGGCGGCACCCAGACCTACACCGTCCGGATCACCAACAACGGCCCGTCCGACGCCCGCACCGTCGTCCTGGACGGTCCGGCGACCGCCGGCCTCACCCTGCGCTCCGGCTCGACCAGCCAGGGCACCTGCGCCGTCACCGACGGCGCCCTGCGCTGCGCGGTCGGCACCGTCGCCGCCGGCGGCACGGTCACCGTGACCGTTCTCGCCGACGTCGCGAGCACCGCGACCGGCACCGTCAGCCACCTCTCGACCGTCAGCTCGGCCACCACCGACCCGGTGGGCGGCAACAACACGACCACCGTCACCGTGCCGGTCGTCGCCGTCGCCGACCTGTCGCTGGCCGCCAGCTCGGACCCCGCGACCATCGTCGTCGGCACCCCGGTCACCTACCGCTTCACCGTCACCAACAACGGCCCCTCGGCCGCCACCGGCGCCGTCGTCACCGACCCGCTGCCGGCCGGCCTGACCTTCGGCAGCAGCGCCGACGGCTGCACCGCCGCGGGCGGCACGGTGACCTGCCCGGTGGGATCGCTCACCGTCGGCCAGAGCCGCACCGTCACCTTCGTCGCCGCCACCGCCGGCGCCGCCGGCACCGTGACCAACACGGCCACCGTCAGCGCCGCCACCACGGACCCGGCGACGGCCAACAACAGCAGCAGCGTCGTCTCGTCGGCCACCGTCCGCTCCGACCTGCGCGTCGCCGCCACCACCGGCGGCCCCCTGGTGGCCGGCGGACCGGTCTCCTACACCCTGACCACCCGCAACGCCGGCCCCTCTCCCAGCGGCGCCACCACGCTGACCACCAGGCTTCCGGCCGGCGTCGCGTTCACCGGCTTCACCGGCCCCGCCGGCGTCACCTGCACGTCGTCCGACGGTGTGGTCACCTGCGCCCTCGGCACCGTCGCCGCCGGAACGGACGACACGGTCGTGCTCAACGGCACCCTGGCCCCCACCCTGACCGGCGCGGTCACCGTCTCGGCGACCGTCGCCGGCGCGAACCCCGACCCGAACGGCAGCGACAACGACGCGACGTCGACCGTCACGGTCAACGCGGTCGCCGACATCGGCGTCACCCTCGCGCCGGTCGCCGCCCAGACGCCGCCCGACACGGTCACCGCCGGCACCCAGGTCCGCTACCTGCTCACGGTCACCAACAACGGACCGTCCACGGCCGTCGGGGTGGTGGCCACCGGACAGGTACCGCCGAACCTGGCGCCCGTCCTGGGCTCGAGCGCCGGCGCCTGCACCCTGCTCGGCGGCACCGTCACCTGCAGCCTCGGCAACCTCCCGCCCGGGACGTCGCTGGCCGTGCCGCTGGTCGCCGTCGTCAACCCCGGTGCCGCCTCCGGCGCGATCCCCGGCACCGCCCAGGTCGGCTCCAACACCCCCGATCCGACCCCGGCGAACAACACCGGCGGCGCCACGATCAGCGTCGTCAGCCGCGCCGACCTGGCCATCGCCTCGACGGTGTCCCCGGAACCGCTGGTCGCCGGCGGCACGGCCGTCGTCACGGTCACGGTGACCAACAACGGGCCCTCCGACGCCCGCGACCTCGTCGTCACCGACGTCCTCGACGCCGCCCTGACCCCGTCCACCGCCAACACCGACCTGGGCGGCTGCACCGTCGACGGCCGCACCGTCACCTGCACGGCGGCGACGCTGGGCGCCGGCGGCACCCTCACCGTGCGCATCCCCGTCACCGTGGCCCCGTCGGCCACCGGCACGCTCCGCAGCACCGCCGGCGTCACCTCACCCACCGATCCGGACGGAGTCGCGCCGGCCGTCACCGCCACCCCGGTCGGCCAGCTCGCCGCGCTGCGGATCACCGGCTCGGCGACGCCCGAACCCGTGACCGCCGGCGGCGTGCTGACCAGCGTCGTGGTCCTCACCAACGAAGGGCCGTCCGACGCCGCCGCCGTCACCCTGAGCGCGCCGCTGTCGGCCGGGCTGACCGTGCTGTCCGTGGACGCCAGCGACGGCGGTACCTGCTCCGTCTCGCCCGACGGGTTGACGTGCGCCTTCGGCACCGTCGCCGCCGGCGCCGGCCGCCAGGTCGTGGTCCGGGCGGCGACCTTCCCGGAGACGCCGGACGGCACCACCTACACCGAGGTCGTGACCGTGGACTCCCCCACGCCCGACACCGACGTCGCCCTGCGCACCACCACCGTCGCCGGCACTGTCGTCACCGCCGCGGACGTCGCCGTCGGGCTCGTCGCCGTCGGCGACCTCACCGAGGCGGGCACCGAGAAGGAGTACCTGCTCTCGGTGACCAACAACGGGCCGTCCACGGCCCGGGCGGTCGTCCTCGACCAGACGCTGCCCGCGGGCACCGCGTTCCTGGCGGCCCTGAGCTCCGTGGGCACCTGCACCGGCGGCGCCGCGGTGGTCTGCCGCATCGGCGATCTCGCACCCGGGTCCTCGGTCACCGTCCAGCTCAGCGTGCTGGTCGACCCCGGCGTGGCCGGTTCCACCCTGAGCAGCACCGCGACGGTGTCCAGCGGCACCGCCGACCCGACACCCGCCAACGACACCGCCACGGTCGACAGTCCGGTGACCGCGCGCTCCGACCTGAAGCTGAGCAAGACGCTCACCAGCGGCACGCCCGTCGCCGGAACCACCGCGAGCTACGACCTGGCCGTCACGAACCCGGGACCGTCCACCGCCGCGAACGTCACCGTCACCGACGTGCTGCCGACCGGGACGACGTTCGTCTCGGCGACCGCCGGCGGCGGCGGCAGCTGCCGGGGCACGACCACCGTGACGTGCACCTGGCCGTCCGTCGGCGTGGGCGCCGTCCAGGGCCGGACCGCCACCGTGGTCATCGCCCTGCCGTCGACGACCGCCGACGGCGCGACCCTGACCAACAGCGCGACCGCCCGGTCGGACAGCTTCGACAACAACCCGGCCAGCGCCGCCGCCGCCAGCACCGCGACCGTCACCCGCGCCGCCGACCTGCGTGTCGACGCCACCCTGACCGCCGGAACGCCCGTCGCCGGCAACGCCCTGACGTGGCAGTTCGTCGTCACCGACGACGGGCCGTCGGCCGCGGCCGGCGTCACCCTGACCACCCCGGCCCCGGCCGGCGTCACCTTCACCGCCACTACCACGAGCGCCGGCAGATGCACCGTGGACGGCACCGGGGTGCTGCGCTGCGCGCTCGGCACCCTGGACGCCGGGGGTGCGGTCACCGTCACCGTGACGGGCACGCTGGCCGCCGACAACCCGGGCGGCACGCTGCGCACCATCGCGACCGTCTCCTCGGCCACTACCGACCCCGACCCGACCGACGACACCGGCACCGTCGAGACCCTCATCGGCACCGGCACGGACCTGGCCATCACCCGGCTCGAACCGATCACGCCCGCCTTCACCGCGGGCGGCACCGTCGGCTGGGAGGTGGGGATCACCGCCGCCGGACCCTCCATCGCCCGCGGCACCGTCCTCACCCTCGCGGTGCCGGCCGGCGTCACCCTCACCGCCGTCGCCGGCGCCGGCTGCACCGGCACCACCGGTGTGGTGCGCTGCACGGTCGACGACCTCGCGCCGGCGGGCACCGCCACCGTCACGGTGACCGGCACCCTCGACGCCGCCGCCGACACCGCGCTGGTGCTCTCCGGGACCGTCACCTCCGACACCCCGGAGGCCACCCCCGCGGACAACACCCGCCAGGTCAGCACCCCGGTCGCCACGAGCGCCGACCTCACCGTGGTCGCCGACGGGCCGGGCTCGATCACCGCCGGCACCGACGGCACCTGGACGTTCACCGTCACCAACACCGGACCGTCGGTCGCCCGCGAGGGTGCCCTCACGGTGACGCTCCCCGCCGGACTCGGCGCGGTCACGGCCACCACCCCCGCCGGGGCCTGCGTCCTCGACGGCGACGTCCTGACCTGCCCGCTCGGGACGCTGCCCGTCGACGGCACCGCCGCGGTGACCGTCACCGGCACCGTCGACGCCGCCCGCGGCGCCGGCCCGCTCGGCCTGACCGGCACCGTGACCGCGGCCACCACCGACCCGGCCGCGGCGAACTCGACCACGACGGTGACCAGCGAGGTCACCGTCACGAGCACCCTGACGCTGGTGAACAGCGTCAACGGCACCGTCCCCGCGGTGCCCGGCACGGCGGTGAGCTGGCTGCTCACCGTGGGCAACTCCGGCCCGTCGACGGCCACCGGCCTCGTCGTCACCGACGCCCTGCCCGCCGACCTGAGCGCCGTGACCGCGACCGTCGTGGCCACCGGCGTGCCCTGCACGGTCACCGCGACCGGCGTCCGCTGTGAGCTGGGCACGCTGGACCCGCTCGGTTCGTCGACCATCGCCGTCACCGGACTGCTGGCCGCCGGCAGCACGTCGACCACCCTGGACACCACCGCCGGGGCCACCGCCGACGGCGCCGAGCCGGTGACCGCCGCGTCGACCACCCCGGTCGTCCCGGCCGCCGACCTCGCCGTCGGCGTCGCCCTCACCAGCGGCGCCCCGGTCGCCGGTGCCCCGATCGGCTACACCCTCGAGGTCACCAACCGCGGACCGTCCGACGCCGCGGGGGTGCGCCTCTCCGACGCGCTGCCCGCGGCCGTGCTGGGCGCCGTCGCGGTCACCGGTCCGGACGGCGTCTGCACGGTCACCGACGGCGTCGTCGCCTGTACCTGGCCCACCGTGCCCGCCGGCGCGACCCGCACGGTGACGGTCACCGGAACCCTCGCCCAGGGCGTCGCCGAGCGGCTCGCCAACACCGCCACCGTCGAGGCCGACACCGCCGACCCGAACCCGGCCGACAACACCTCCACCGCGGTCGGCTCCACCACCGACAGCGCCGAGCTGGGGCTCACCCTCGGCACCGCCGCCGGCGTCACCGCCGGCGGACCGGTCAGCTGGACGCTGACCGTCGGCAACGACGGCCCGTCCGACGCCCGCGAGGTGTCGGTGTCAGCGCTGGTCCCGGCGGGCGTCGGTGACGCCGTCCTGACCCGGCCCGACGGCACTCCCTGCGACCCGGCGGCCTGCGCCGTCGGCACGGTGGCCGCCGGCGGTTCCGTCGTCCTGACGTTGACCGGCACGCTGTCCGCCGACGTCCCGACCGGCACCCTGCGCACCACCGCGACCGTCACGACGGCCAGCGCCGACCCGGACAGCCGCGACAACACCGCCACGGCGGAGTCCGTGGTCGGCACCGCCGCCGCCCTCACCGTCGCGGTCGGCGCCGCTCCCACCCTGGTTCCGGGCGGCACGGCCACCTACACGGTGGTGATCACCAACAGCGGACCGTCCGACGCGGCGGGCGCCGCCGTGGCGACGGTCCTGCCCGACGGGTTGACCCTGACCGCCCCCGGGCCGACGTCCGGTCAGGGCACCTGCACCGTGGTGGAGCGCACCGTCAGCTGCGCGGTGGGCGTCATCCCGGCCAACGGCACGGTCACCGTGACCCTGCCGGTCGCCGTCGACCCGGCGCTGGATGTCACCGACGTGACCCTCACCGCCGCTGTCACCTCCCCCACCGTCGAACCCGCGGGCGGTGACCGCACCGGCGCCGCCACCACCCCCGTGGTCCCGGCCGCCGACCTCACCGTGCTCACCACCGGCCCCAGCACGGTCGCCGCGGGCGGCGCCGTGTCGTGGCGGATCGTCGTCGCCAACGACGGCCCGTCCGTCGCCCGGGACATCGTTCTCACCGACGTGCTGCCGGCCGGCCTGGCCGCCGCCCTCGTCACCGCGTCGCAGGGCAGCTGCAGCCTCACCGACGGCGTCGTCACCTGCACGCTCGGCGCCGTCGCGCCCGGCGACCGGGCGGTGGTCGTCGTGGGAATCGACGCGGTCCTGGACCCGGCCACCCCCGCCGGCACCCTGATCGACACCGCCTCCATCACCTCCCCGACGCCCGAGCCGGGTGGCGATCCCGCGGACGGCCGGTCGTCGACCGCCATCACCCAGGTCGACACCTCCGCCGACCTCGCGGTCACCGTGACGCCGGACAACGACACGGTCACCGCCGGCGGTCCGGTGGGCTGGACGGTCGTGGTCGCCAACGCCGGCCCGTCCGTCGCCCGCGGTGCGCTGCTCAACGGGCTCGTCCCCGACGGTCTGCGCGACGCGGGCCTCACCCAGGCCGACGGCACGCCGCTCGTCTGCACCGAGAGCGGCTGCGCGCTCGGCGACCTGGGCCCGGCCGGTCGGATCACCGTCCGGGTCACCGGCACCCTCGACGCCGCCTTCACCGGCACCGCCGTGAGCTGGACGTCCACCGTCAGCAGCGACACCGCCGATCCGGACGCCGGGAACGACAGCGCCACCGGCACCGCCACCGTGGGCACCGCCGCGCACCTCGTCGTCGGACTGACCGGACCCGCCACCGCGGTGGCCGGCGGAGCCGTCAGCTGGGTCGTGACCGTGACCGACACCGGGCCCTCGGTGGCCACCGGCGTGCAGGTGAGCCAGCTGATCCCGGCCGGCGTCACCGGCGTCACCGTGCAGGCACCGGACGGTGTCGTCTGCGACGCGACCGTCACCTGCACGATCCCGACCATCGGCGTCGGAGCCGGTGCCGCGGTGCGACTGACCCTGACCGGCACTGTCGACCCGGCCTTCACCGGCACCTCGATCACGGCCACGGCCACGGTCGCCGGCAGTGGGCCGGACCCGGCCCCGAACCCCGCCGACGCCACCGCCACGGCGGTCACCGCGGTCACCACCGCGGCCGACCTCACCGTGACCAACACCGCCGGCGCCGCGTCGGTGGTGGCGGGCACCGGCCTCGGCTGGACGGTCACCGTGACCAACAACGGCCCGTCCGTGGCCCGCGGGGTGGTGCTGACCGATCCAGCTCCGACCGGCGTCACCGGGGTCACCCGCACCCCCTCCACCGGCACCTGCGACGTCGTCTGCGACCTCGGCGATCTCGCCCCGGGTCAGACGGTGACGGTGCAGGTCGGCGGTACCGTCGACGCCGGCTTCGGTGGACCGGCCGTGATCAGCACCGCCACCGTGACCAGCGGCACCGCCGCGGTCCCGGACGGATCGCCGGCCACCGCGACCGCCACCACGCCGGTCACCCGCAGCGCCGACCTGACGGTCACCGCGGCCGTCGCGCCGGACCTGCCGCAGGCCGGTGGACCGGTCAGCTGGACGTTCACGGCGACGAACACCGGTCCGTCGGACGCCGCCGGCGTGACGCTGACCGCTGCCCTGCCGGCGGGCGTCGGAACGCTGACGTCCACCGTCGACGGCGGCGCCTGTGCGTTCGCGGGACAGGTGCTCACCTGCACCGCGGCGACCCTCGCCGCGGGGACGTCCCTGGTCGTGGTCGTCAGTGGCACGCTCGCCGAGGACGTCGATCCGGCGACGCTCTCGACCACCGTCGGCGTGACGTCCTCGACGCCCGACCCGGACACCGGCGACAACAGCGCGGTGGTCGGCACCACGTTGCGGGCCGCGGACCTGGCGGTGGTCGTCACGGCCGACGAGGACCCGGTCACCCCGGGTGGCCCGGCGGCGTGGACCGCCACGGTGCGCAACGCCGGCCCGGACGCCTCCCGGGCGGCCGTCGTGGCCATCACGGTGCCGACCGGGGTCACCGTCAGGTCGCTGACCACGGACGGCGGGACGTGCGAGCTCACACCGACGCCGCTGTGCCGCCTCGACCCGCTGGACGCCGGCGCCGATGCGGTCATCACCATCGTCGGAACGGTCGGGGCTGCGGCGTCCGGAAGCGTCACGCTGGGGGCGACCGTGGTCTCCCCCGACGACCGGGTGCCCGGCGACAACAGCGCCTCGTCGACCGTGCCGGTCACCGGCGCCGCCGACCTCGGCGTCACCATCGCCGGCCCGGACGCCGTGGTCGCCGGGACCTCCGTGGGTTGGACGGTCACGGTGACCAACGCCGGTCCGGTCGACGCGGTGGACGCGGTGGTCACGATCGCGCTGCCCGCCGGGCTCGGAACGGTCGTCGCGCCGGACGGCTGCGTCCTGGACGGGGACGTCCTGACCTGCACGGTCGGCGCGGTGGCGGTCGGCGAGACGGTCGTGATCGCCCTGACCGCGCCGGTGGACCCGACGTTCCGCGGTGATCTGTCGCTGACCGCGACGGTCCTGTCGGCCCTCGTCGACCTGGTGCCGGCCGACGACACCGCGGTGCGGGCGACGCCGGTCACCGCGGAGACGGCGGTGACCGTGACCAAGACGGCGGCCGCCACCAGCGTGGGGGTGGGTCAGGAGGTGGTCTACACGATCACGGTGGCCAACGCGGGACCGTCGGCCGCGCTGGACGCGGTGCTGACGGAGCTGTTCCCCGCCGGTGCGGTGGTCGGTGCGTCGACCGCCGGGCAGGGGACGTTCGCCGATGGCCGGTGGACCGTGGGCGACGTGCTGCCGGAGGCCCCGGCCGTGCTCACCGTCGCGGTGTCCTACCCGGACGCCGGCGACACCGTGAACGTGGTGTCGCTCGAGGTCCAGGGCGAGGCGGCGGTCGCCCGGGCGGAGGCCGAGGTCACGGTGGTCGCCGCGCCGGTGGACGGCGGGTCGGGCGCCGGTCCCGGGTCGGGCGCCGGTCCCGGGTCGGGCGCCGGTCCTGGGTCGGGCGCCGGTCCGGTGCCGGGGGTGACGTCGCCGTTGCTGCCGGCCGTGCCCGGTTCGACCGGTGGCGCGCTGGCCTGGACGGGATCGCCGGTCTGGGCGGCGCTGAGCTGGGCGCTGGTGCTGCTCGGCGCCGGGGTGGCGCTCACCATCGGTGGTGGCCGGCGACGCTCGCGGCAGTGA